A genomic region of Dactylococcopsis salina PCC 8305 contains the following coding sequences:
- a CDS encoding response regulator yields the protein MSKIRVILIEDHDLTRVGIRTALEQRDEVEFLGEAVNAKQGLALIEEKQPDVAIVDIGLPDMDGIELTSHLKQLQRENKALQGVKILILTLQDTEEYVLAAFAAGADSYCMKDISFDLLLEALRVTKDGSSWIDPAIARVVISKAKTIPADENDPAKTRQISASEPEYDQLVEAYPLTERELEVLELIVEGASNAEIAQKLYITVGTVKTHVRNILNKLCADDRTQAAVRALRSGLVG from the coding sequence ATGAGCAAAATAAGAGTCATTTTAATTGAAGACCATGATTTGACTCGCGTTGGTATTCGCACTGCGCTAGAACAACGGGATGAAGTCGAGTTTTTAGGGGAAGCGGTTAATGCAAAACAAGGGTTAGCGTTAATTGAGGAAAAACAGCCAGATGTGGCGATCGTCGATATTGGCTTACCCGATATGGATGGGATTGAACTCACCAGCCACTTAAAGCAGTTACAGAGGGAAAATAAGGCGCTACAAGGGGTAAAAATCCTGATTCTGACGCTCCAAGATACGGAAGAATATGTTTTGGCGGCGTTTGCAGCGGGAGCGGATTCTTATTGTATGAAGGATATCAGCTTTGATCTGCTTTTAGAAGCATTGCGGGTGACAAAAGATGGCAGTTCTTGGATTGATCCAGCGATCGCGCGGGTGGTGATTTCTAAAGCGAAAACGATTCCTGCTGATGAAAATGATCCCGCAAAAACTCGACAAATTAGTGCTTCTGAACCAGAATATGATCAGTTAGTAGAAGCCTATCCGCTTACGGAAAGAGAGTTAGAAGTTTTAGAATTAATCGTAGAAGGGGCAAGCAATGCGGAAATTGCCCAGAAACTTTATATTACCGTCGGAACAGTTAAAACTCACGTTCGCAATATCTTAAATAAACTCTGTGCTGACGATCGCACGCAAGCGGCGGTACGCGCCTTACGATCGGGCTTAGTTGGATAA
- the speD gene encoding adenosylmethionine decarboxylase: protein MQKVGTHLVVEAWQAPEEILNDPEQIRSALVEAVSAGGATLLNLCVHQFNPHGVTATATLSESHIAIHTWPEHGYFAADLFFCGKGDPHKAMQVLQRILGAKQVMIQEIDRGFPTTESSETSAKESIFA from the coding sequence ATGCAAAAAGTGGGAACTCATCTGGTTGTAGAGGCTTGGCAAGCTCCTGAAGAAATATTAAACGATCCTGAACAAATTCGATCGGCGTTGGTGGAAGCAGTGTCTGCTGGTGGCGCAACGTTACTTAATTTGTGTGTCCACCAGTTTAATCCTCATGGGGTGACAGCAACGGCGACTCTATCGGAATCACACATTGCTATTCACACTTGGCCAGAACATGGGTATTTTGCCGCCGATTTATTTTTTTGCGGAAAAGGCGATCCCCATAAAGCGATGCAGGTGTTACAGCGTATTTTAGGAGCGAAACAGGTGATGATACAAGAGATCGATCGAGGGTTTCCCACCACAGAATCATCGGAAACCTCAGCAAAAGAATCAATCTTTGCCTAG
- a CDS encoding HupE/UreJ family protein has product MKQLMTLNDQSWKRLTFGLFTVLVLLTFAQPAAAHHPFGGETPSNLWQGFLSGLGHPVVGFDHLAFVIGSGLIAAKSKQGWLIPMGFIAATMLGTGVHLQEMNLPLLELVVSASVLAVGILLTVARPNEEEKSFPYTMVILLGSAIVGVFHGYAYGEAIIGAEMTPLIAYLAGFSLIQLTIALSSYKLAQTLLAQLSTPSLPLSRLIGCGIMGMGIVFLTSAI; this is encoded by the coding sequence ATGAAACAACTAATGACACTCAATGATCAATCTTGGAAACGATTAACTTTTGGTCTTTTCACCGTTTTAGTTTTACTCACTTTCGCTCAACCGGCGGCGGCTCATCATCCCTTTGGTGGCGAAACCCCTAGCAATTTATGGCAAGGATTTCTCTCTGGTTTAGGTCATCCCGTTGTTGGTTTCGATCATCTAGCGTTTGTGATTGGAAGCGGTTTAATTGCGGCGAAAAGTAAACAAGGTTGGCTGATTCCAATGGGGTTTATCGCAGCGACGATGTTAGGAACAGGAGTTCACTTACAAGAAATGAATCTCCCTCTATTAGAATTGGTGGTTAGTGCGTCAGTTTTAGCAGTGGGAATTTTATTAACCGTTGCTCGTCCTAATGAGGAAGAAAAGTCTTTCCCTTACACAATGGTAATCCTTTTGGGAAGCGCGATCGTTGGGGTTTTTCATGGTTACGCTTACGGAGAAGCGATTATCGGCGCAGAAATGACCCCTTTAATTGCTTATTTAGCAGGGTTTAGTCTCATTCAATTAACCATTGCTTTAAGTAGCTATAAACTCGCACAAACGCTTCTTGCTCAACTTAGCACACCGAGTCTTCCTCTCAGCCGCTTGATTGGCTGTGGAATAATGGGGATGGGAATTGTCTTTCTGACTTCTGCTATCTAA
- a CDS encoding TIGR02587 family membrane protein codes for MRVFHMTLNSQSSIWQTELLNLLRGASGGFLFGMPLLYTVEVWWIGSSTTPLWMLSALGMTFFVIYFLNQSEGFRTALEIRLIDAFMETVESMAIGIICALLALLLIGRITLETPLNETLGKLVFECIPFSLGVALARSTLKGDRAPRKVHKLRSSLADRVFPAFLADLDATLIGALIIAFSIAPTEEVSLLSASMSPLWLLLIMFASLVLSYCIVFVAGLTDQKERRQQQGLLQNPMNETLICYLVCLLASALMLWFFQQLSFDDPWQEWLSDTLVLGLPASIGGAAGRLVI; via the coding sequence ATGAGAGTATTTCATATGACATTAAATTCTCAATCTTCGATTTGGCAAACGGAATTACTCAACCTTCTACGCGGTGCGTCTGGGGGCTTTCTCTTCGGGATGCCTTTACTCTATACCGTTGAGGTGTGGTGGATTGGTTCTAGCACGACTCCCCTTTGGATGTTATCGGCGTTGGGAATGACTTTTTTTGTGATTTATTTCCTGAATCAAAGTGAGGGATTTCGTACTGCTTTAGAAATTCGCCTCATTGATGCGTTTATGGAAACAGTGGAATCAATGGCAATTGGGATTATTTGCGCTCTGTTGGCGTTGCTTTTAATTGGTCGCATTACGTTGGAAACTCCTCTCAATGAAACTCTAGGAAAACTGGTGTTTGAATGTATCCCGTTTTCGCTGGGAGTGGCTTTAGCCCGTTCTACTTTAAAGGGCGATCGCGCTCCTCGTAAAGTTCATAAATTGCGCTCTTCCTTAGCCGATCGCGTCTTTCCTGCTTTTTTAGCTGATCTCGATGCTACCCTCATCGGAGCGTTGATTATTGCCTTTAGTATCGCACCCACAGAAGAAGTTTCCCTATTATCTGCGTCCATGTCTCCGTTGTGGCTACTCTTAATTATGTTCGCTTCCTTGGTGCTTTCTTACTGTATCGTTTTTGTCGCTGGTTTAACCGACCAAAAAGAGCGTCGTCAACAACAGGGATTATTGCAAAATCCCATGAATGAAACCTTAATTTGTTATTTGGTGTGTTTGTTGGCTTCGGCGCTGATGTTATGGTTTTTCCAACAACTGAGTTTCGATGACCCTTGGCAAGAATGGTTAAGTGATACCCTAGTCTTAGGATTGCCAGCTTCGATCGGGGGTGCAGCCGGTCGTTTAGTCATCTGA
- a CDS encoding BlaI/MecI/CopY family transcriptional regulator — MTPLPSDRPQKLSLGPLEREILEIVWALGCVSVKAVHDRILSDPDRELAYTSVTTVLQRLTKKGWLTCHKQKRAFYWQAKLTKEQAQALTAYEQLNKFLAVSDPDLVASFADRLDTASLEQIDAIAARLRAIRQQREESE, encoded by the coding sequence ATGACTCCTTTACCCAGTGATCGTCCTCAAAAGCTGTCTTTGGGACCCTTAGAACGAGAGATTTTAGAAATTGTATGGGCGTTGGGTTGTGTTTCGGTGAAAGCGGTTCACGATCGAATTTTAAGCGATCCCGATCGAGAGTTAGCTTACACTTCGGTGACGACGGTTTTACAACGGTTAACGAAAAAAGGTTGGCTCACTTGTCATAAACAAAAACGTGCTTTTTATTGGCAAGCGAAACTTACCAAAGAACAAGCACAAGCACTCACCGCTTATGAACAGTTAAATAAGTTTTTAGCGGTCAGTGATCCTGATTTAGTCGCCTCTTTTGCCGATCGTCTCGATACTGCTAGTTTAGAACAAATCGACGCGATCGCTGCGCGTTTAAGAGCAATTCGCCAACAACGGGAGGAAAGTGAATAA
- a CDS encoding argininosuccinate synthase — MGRAEKVILAYSGGVDTSVCIPYLKAEWGVKEVITLAADLGQGEDLNPIKEKALTAGASTSLVEDGVERFVREFAFPAIQANALYENRYPLSTALARPLIAQMLVEAAAKHGADAVAHGCTGKGNDQVRFDVSIMALNPDLKILAPAREWGMSREDAIAYGERFGIEAPVKKSSPYSIDQNLLGRSIEAGALEDPMVEPPEEVYSMTCSIEETPDKAEYIDIGFEKGIPVSVNGIKYEPVALIETLNEQIGHHGFGRIDMIENRVVGIKSREIYEAPALLALILAHRDLESLTLTADVTQYKRGIEDTYSQLIYRGLWYSPLKQALEGFIQQTQERVTGTVRLKLFKGNAMIVGRQSENSLYASDLATYGSEDEFDHKAAEGFIYIWGLPTKVWSKFTQS; from the coding sequence ATGGGTCGCGCTGAAAAAGTTATACTGGCTTACTCTGGGGGAGTTGATACCTCTGTTTGTATTCCCTATCTCAAGGCAGAATGGGGAGTGAAAGAAGTGATTACTCTCGCTGCTGATCTCGGACAGGGAGAAGATTTAAATCCAATTAAAGAAAAGGCACTTACGGCGGGCGCTTCCACTTCTTTGGTTGAAGATGGAGTAGAACGTTTTGTTAGAGAGTTCGCGTTTCCTGCGATTCAAGCTAATGCTTTATATGAAAATCGTTATCCTCTTTCTACGGCTTTAGCTCGTCCTTTAATTGCACAAATGCTGGTGGAAGCGGCCGCGAAACATGGCGCTGATGCGGTTGCTCATGGTTGTACGGGAAAAGGAAATGATCAAGTCCGTTTCGATGTTTCCATTATGGCTTTAAATCCAGACTTAAAAATTCTTGCTCCGGCGCGAGAATGGGGAATGAGTCGAGAAGATGCCATTGCTTATGGGGAACGATTTGGGATTGAAGCCCCAGTAAAAAAATCCTCTCCCTACAGTATTGATCAAAATCTTTTAGGACGAAGTATCGAAGCGGGTGCTTTAGAAGACCCCATGGTTGAACCCCCTGAAGAAGTTTATAGCATGACTTGCTCGATCGAGGAAACCCCAGACAAGGCGGAATATATTGATATTGGTTTTGAGAAAGGAATACCTGTCAGTGTCAATGGAATTAAATATGAACCAGTGGCACTAATTGAAACCTTAAACGAACAAATTGGACATCATGGTTTTGGTCGCATCGACATGATCGAAAACCGAGTGGTTGGCATCAAATCAAGAGAAATTTATGAAGCGCCAGCACTACTGGCACTCATTCTCGCCCATCGTGACTTAGAAAGTCTCACCCTTACCGCCGATGTTACCCAATATAAGCGCGGTATCGAGGACACCTACTCCCAACTGATTTATCGTGGTTTATGGTACAGTCCCTTAAAACAGGCTTTAGAAGGATTTATTCAGCAAACCCAAGAGCGAGTGACGGGAACAGTACGACTAAAATTATTTAAAGGGAATGCGATGATTGTTGGTCGTCAATCTGAAAATTCTTTGTATGCTTCAGATTTAGCGACTTATGGCTCAGAAGATGAGTTTGATCATAAAGCAGCAGAAGGATTTATCTATATTTGGGGACTACCGACAAAAGTCTGGTCAAAGTTCACCCAATCTTGA
- a CDS encoding TIGR02588 family protein → MVTESTDTSSESPPKRNCAEWITFIISSLILLALIGLILYDWLLSQQSPPILQVEPQAAVEIREGQYYQPFTLKNTGGNFAESVQVIASLTIDSPEDLEVGEQEISFLAAGEKKSGYFIFTHDPREGELSVRVASYR, encoded by the coding sequence ATGGTAACAGAATCAACAGATACCTCTTCAGAATCTCCACCGAAGCGAAATTGTGCGGAATGGATTACTTTTATCATCAGTAGCTTGATTCTTCTGGCTTTAATCGGACTGATTTTGTACGATTGGCTATTATCGCAGCAGTCTCCTCCCATTTTGCAGGTTGAACCGCAAGCCGCCGTAGAAATCCGCGAAGGACAATATTATCAGCCGTTTACCCTGAAAAATACTGGCGGTAACTTTGCTGAGTCGGTACAGGTGATCGCCTCTTTGACCATTGATTCTCCAGAAGATTTGGAAGTGGGAGAACAAGAGATTTCTTTTTTAGCCGCAGGAGAAAAGAAAAGTGGCTATTTCATTTTTACTCATGATCCTCGTGAAGGGGAGTTAAGTGTGAGAGTGGCAAGCTATCGCTAA
- the pyrE gene encoding orotate phosphoribosyltransferase, whose translation MTPAKDQNLEQFRATLLHLLATEAYQEGDFTLSSGQKSAYYLNGKPVSLSAEGALAIGQLFFSLLPDEIEAVAGLTLGADPLVSAVTVVSAYENRPLSGIIVRKKPKGHGTNAYLEGKKLPSKAKVVVLEDVVTTGNSALFAVEQLQTVGYEVTEILAIVDREQGGKELYQEKGIKFQALFSITEIQKYAKQLNLNNT comes from the coding sequence TTGACACCAGCAAAGGATCAAAATTTAGAGCAATTCCGAGCCACCTTGTTACATCTTCTAGCCACAGAAGCGTATCAAGAGGGAGACTTTACCTTATCTTCAGGACAAAAAAGCGCTTATTATTTGAATGGGAAACCCGTTTCTCTCAGCGCTGAGGGAGCATTAGCCATCGGACAGCTTTTTTTCTCTCTTCTTCCCGATGAAATCGAAGCTGTCGCTGGACTCACTTTAGGGGCTGATCCCCTCGTCAGTGCGGTGACAGTGGTTTCTGCTTACGAAAATCGCCCGCTTTCGGGGATTATCGTCCGTAAAAAGCCGAAAGGACACGGGACAAATGCTTATCTAGAAGGAAAAAAACTACCCTCAAAAGCGAAGGTAGTGGTTTTAGAAGATGTTGTCACCACTGGCAATTCGGCGCTGTTTGCGGTGGAACAATTGCAAACGGTGGGCTATGAAGTGACTGAGATTTTAGCAATTGTCGATCGAGAACAGGGGGGAAAAGAGCTTTATCAAGAAAAAGGAATCAAGTTTCAAGCCCTGTTTTCCATTACTGAGATTCAAAAATACGCCAAACAATTAAACCTTAACAATACTTAG
- a CDS encoding DUF2808 domain-containing protein, with amino-acid sequence MGVSWLRSSLFFLSTLSIIMPSASAGERLDGTVFFEAAPRLEKVKTTFNEIHRRGATYYFTLTLPSDAGESLGELVITQRGGIDDIPLLLEETTAFVGTPNKKQESLSLANVSQSEDHRKITATFRQPIPPGTTMTLGLKPRKNPQYDGVYLFGITARPAGNITQDLYLGVRRLQFYDRSNDNDFRVAP; translated from the coding sequence ATGGGTGTTTCGTGGCTTCGATCGAGCTTGTTTTTTCTCAGCACTTTGAGCATCATTATGCCATCAGCTTCTGCTGGGGAGCGTTTAGACGGAACAGTATTTTTTGAAGCAGCTCCTCGTTTAGAAAAAGTAAAAACCACCTTTAATGAAATCCATAGAAGAGGAGCAACTTATTACTTTACTCTCACGCTTCCCTCTGATGCTGGCGAATCTTTAGGTGAACTGGTGATTACTCAAAGAGGGGGAATTGATGACATTCCCTTGTTATTAGAAGAAACCACTGCTTTTGTCGGAACACCCAACAAGAAACAAGAAAGTCTCTCCCTCGCTAATGTTTCCCAAAGCGAGGATCATCGAAAAATTACGGCAACATTTCGTCAACCGATTCCCCCTGGAACAACGATGACATTGGGGTTAAAACCGAGAAAAAATCCGCAATATGATGGGGTTTATTTGTTCGGTATAACGGCTCGTCCCGCAGGAAACATCACTCAAGATTTGTATCTAGGCGTAAGACGATTACAATTTTACGATCGCAGCAATGACAATGATTTTAGGGTTGCTCCCTAA
- the cobW gene encoding cobalamin biosynthesis protein CobW: MAAKIPVTVVTGFLGAGKTTLVRHLLQNNQGRKIAVLVNEFGEVGIDGDLLRNCQICEEEEDASNNILELTNGCLCCTVQEEFFPTMQELLKRRDKIDCIVVETSGLALPKPLVQAFRWPQIRNSATVDGVVTVVDCEAIASGALVGDLDALEAQRQADPNLEHETPIEELFEDQLACSDLVLLTKVDRVDETTRKKVETWLKQELPAGVNIVPCYNGEIAAEILLGFDAAVEDNLETRPSHHDHEEEHDHDDDINSVQLILDQEFEPKKLMDCLQELYKEAEVYRVKGFVNVPKKPMRLVVQGVGKHLDSFYDRAWGNEEPRQTRLVLIGRNLDERAIKTKIMGVLV; encoded by the coding sequence ATGGCGGCAAAAATACCAGTTACAGTAGTAACAGGCTTTCTTGGTGCGGGAAAAACAACGCTCGTGCGACATTTATTGCAAAATAATCAAGGGCGCAAAATTGCTGTTCTCGTGAATGAATTTGGGGAAGTGGGAATTGATGGCGACTTACTTCGCAATTGCCAAATTTGTGAGGAAGAAGAAGACGCAAGCAATAATATCTTAGAACTCACCAACGGCTGTTTATGTTGTACGGTACAAGAAGAGTTTTTCCCCACTATGCAGGAGTTGTTAAAACGACGGGATAAAATTGATTGTATTGTCGTCGAAACATCAGGGTTGGCACTACCGAAACCCTTAGTCCAGGCATTCCGTTGGCCCCAAATTCGGAACAGCGCCACAGTGGATGGTGTCGTTACAGTGGTTGATTGTGAAGCGATCGCCAGTGGGGCGTTAGTGGGAGATTTAGACGCACTAGAAGCACAACGTCAAGCTGATCCTAATTTAGAACATGAAACCCCGATCGAGGAATTATTTGAGGATCAGTTAGCTTGTTCCGATTTAGTTTTGTTAACAAAGGTCGATCGAGTGGATGAAACCACCCGTAAAAAAGTTGAAACTTGGTTAAAGCAAGAATTACCAGCAGGAGTGAATATTGTTCCCTGTTATAACGGGGAAATTGCCGCCGAAATTTTATTAGGGTTTGACGCAGCGGTAGAAGACAATCTAGAAACTCGTCCCAGTCACCATGATCACGAAGAAGAACACGACCATGATGATGATATTAACTCCGTACAGTTGATTTTAGATCAGGAATTTGAACCGAAAAAATTAATGGACTGTTTGCAAGAACTGTATAAGGAAGCGGAAGTGTATCGGGTGAAAGGGTTCGTAAATGTTCCGAAAAAACCGATGCGTTTAGTGGTACAAGGAGTGGGAAAACATTTAGATTCGTTTTATGATCGAGCATGGGGAAATGAAGAACCGCGTCAAACTCGTTTAGTCTTAATTGGACGGAATTTAGATGAACGTGCGATTAAAACGAAAATTATGGGTGTCCTCGTTTAG
- a CDS encoding tetratricopeptide repeat protein, producing the protein MKCGWGVQRFLEDQGERWFVLISVLIGLLAVINPQVVQSQSLPILTPTTPKAVRYLNQGLQEAQRGNTERAIESFQEAVTLDKNLAPAHYNLGLALREEGNLQAAAEAFYQALSVDPTLAVAYANLGAALLEGNNLKQAETYLDRALEIAPELGIAHYNLGLVQKEKGKLDRAINHFRNARKYRPQAPEVPYHLGLIYLEKQELKLAKNAFSDAIDIDPTHSQAHYGLGKIWFQEKNAPQALKAFEKASKYNPDFASAYYAIGVILFQQEKFTEAKTNLQQAQRLYEEQKQEKWAIYAKQLIERL; encoded by the coding sequence ATGAAGTGCGGTTGGGGGGTGCAACGATTTCTGGAAGATCAGGGTGAACGGTGGTTCGTCCTGATTAGTGTTTTAATTGGTCTATTAGCGGTGATCAATCCTCAAGTGGTACAATCACAATCACTTCCGATTTTAACCCCAACGACTCCGAAAGCGGTGAGATATTTAAATCAGGGGTTACAAGAAGCACAAAGGGGAAACACGGAAAGGGCGATCGAGTCGTTTCAGGAAGCAGTAACTTTAGACAAAAATCTTGCCCCAGCCCACTATAATCTAGGGTTAGCATTGAGAGAAGAAGGAAACCTCCAAGCCGCCGCCGAAGCGTTTTATCAGGCGTTATCAGTTGATCCCACCCTAGCGGTTGCCTATGCTAATCTAGGGGCAGCGTTATTAGAAGGAAATAATCTCAAACAAGCAGAAACCTACCTTGATCGCGCTCTGGAGATTGCTCCTGAATTAGGAATTGCTCACTATAATTTAGGATTAGTGCAAAAGGAAAAGGGAAAGCTCGATCGAGCAATCAATCATTTTCGCAACGCCCGAAAATATCGCCCTCAAGCCCCAGAAGTTCCCTATCATTTAGGATTAATCTACTTAGAAAAACAAGAGCTAAAATTAGCCAAAAATGCCTTCTCAGACGCGATCGATATTGATCCAACTCATAGTCAAGCCCATTATGGACTAGGAAAAATCTGGTTTCAAGAAAAAAATGCGCCTCAAGCGCTTAAGGCTTTTGAGAAAGCAAGCAAATATAATCCCGACTTTGCTAGTGCTTATTATGCAATTGGGGTGATTTTATTTCAACAAGAAAAATTTACCGAAGCCAAAACTAACTTACAGCAAGCACAAAGACTATATGAAGAACAAAAACAAGAAAAATGGGCAATCTACGCTAAACAATTAATAGAAAGATTATAG
- a CDS encoding folate/biopterin family MFS transporter encodes MTVEIQWRTFVKDKLFLGNDPTPELMAIVSVYVVRGVLNLARLAISFFLKDDLGLTPAEVSVLTGFAILPWVIKPLFGFFSDSFPIFGYRRRPYLVLSGFLGTASWLALATFVDSAWLATIAILMSSASIAISDVIVDSQVVERAREESLANAGSLQSLSWGATALGGLITAYFSGWLLELFTPRTIFALTAVFPLVFSGVAWLIFETPLPKSERDRSQLLGNVKGQVQQLWGAVRQKRILLPTIFIFVWQSTPGSDAAIFFFVTNELGFEPEFLGRVRLVSSFASLVGVWIFQRFLRTVPFRKVLGWSTVISAVLGMSVLVLVTHANRALGIDDYWFSLGDNLILSAIGEVALMPILVLAARLCPAGIEATFFALLMSVFNLAGFLSQELGGLLTALLGVTENNFDRLWLLVILTNVSTLLPLPLLNLLPAGDPMADEVDRPTEEMPSNLSC; translated from the coding sequence ATGACAGTTGAGATACAGTGGCGAACATTTGTTAAAGATAAACTATTTTTAGGTAATGACCCCACGCCAGAATTAATGGCGATTGTGAGCGTCTATGTGGTGCGAGGCGTGCTAAACTTAGCTCGTCTGGCGATTAGTTTTTTTCTCAAGGATGATCTGGGGTTAACTCCTGCAGAAGTTTCCGTATTAACGGGGTTTGCGATTTTACCTTGGGTGATTAAACCGTTGTTTGGGTTTTTCTCTGATAGCTTTCCGATTTTTGGCTACCGTCGTCGTCCTTATCTCGTGCTATCAGGCTTTCTGGGAACTGCGTCTTGGCTGGCTTTGGCGACCTTTGTTGATAGTGCTTGGTTGGCAACGATCGCAATTTTAATGAGTTCCGCATCGATCGCCATTAGTGATGTAATTGTCGATTCCCAAGTGGTGGAACGGGCGCGAGAAGAGTCGCTAGCGAATGCGGGATCACTACAATCTTTGAGTTGGGGGGCGACGGCGCTAGGGGGATTGATTACCGCTTATTTTAGCGGCTGGTTGCTGGAATTATTCACGCCGAGAACGATTTTTGCACTAACCGCGGTGTTTCCTTTGGTCTTTTCTGGGGTGGCTTGGTTAATTTTCGAAACGCCATTACCGAAATCTGAGCGCGATCGATCACAATTATTAGGAAATGTGAAAGGACAAGTTCAACAACTTTGGGGTGCGGTGCGTCAAAAACGGATTTTACTACCAACGATTTTTATCTTTGTTTGGCAATCGACACCCGGTTCCGATGCGGCGATCTTCTTTTTTGTGACGAACGAATTAGGCTTTGAACCAGAGTTCTTGGGAAGAGTGCGGTTAGTGAGTAGCTTTGCTTCTTTAGTCGGTGTTTGGATATTTCAGCGCTTTTTAAGGACAGTTCCGTTTCGGAAAGTGTTGGGATGGAGTACGGTGATTTCTGCTGTGTTGGGAATGAGTGTTTTAGTGTTAGTGACTCATGCCAATCGGGCGTTAGGAATTGATGATTATTGGTTTAGTTTGGGGGATAATTTGATTTTAAGCGCGATCGGGGAGGTGGCGTTAATGCCCATTTTAGTCTTAGCGGCGAGACTTTGTCCTGCGGGAATTGAGGCGACTTTTTTCGCTTTATTAATGTCAGTGTTTAATTTAGCGGGGTTTTTATCTCAGGAATTAGGCGGCTTATTAACGGCGTTATTGGGAGTAACAGAAAACAACTTCGATCGACTGTGGCTGTTAGTCATTTTGACCAATGTTTCTACTTTGTTGCCGCTTCCTTTGCTTAATTTATTACCCGCAGGTGATCCGATGGCAGATGAGGTCGATCGCCCGACAGAAGAAATGCCATCAAATCTTTCCTGCTAA
- a CDS encoding M56 family metallopeptidase: protein MHTIMIVIGLFGAVIIRCARSPQGLSYTQRWQQTLFYFLFPPLLLLMTAMAVFCMGTQGRMLGLETGYWSYGLTLGFLGSAIAVLCWQFDQGARSSRKLSQYPTTSISDSIAHILPTSLPYSAQIGGWNSKLVISEGLFSLLDSAHLNAVIAHEKAHLYYRDTFWFFWLGWLYRITAWLPNSAALWEELLLLRELRADWKATQTVDSLLLAESLITVVNYTVQYPQVGCAALSCTANKSRLEERIEALINEEEVVAPPVVTLGKELVWALTPLITMPWHQC, encoded by the coding sequence ATGCACACAATAATGATTGTGATTGGTCTTTTCGGTGCTGTGATCATTCGTTGCGCTCGATCGCCTCAAGGGTTAAGCTATACCCAACGCTGGCAACAGACGCTGTTTTATTTTCTGTTTCCCCCTCTCCTCTTGTTGATGACAGCCATGGCGGTATTTTGTATGGGAACACAGGGGAGAATGTTGGGATTAGAAACGGGTTATTGGAGTTATGGACTGACGTTAGGATTTTTAGGCAGCGCGATCGCAGTTCTCTGCTGGCAATTTGATCAGGGGGCGCGATCGAGCCGAAAACTCTCTCAATATCCTACTACTTCCATCAGCGATTCGATCGCCCATATTCTCCCCACTTCCCTTCCTTATAGCGCTCAAATCGGCGGTTGGAACTCGAAACTGGTGATCAGTGAAGGACTTTTTTCCCTCCTCGACAGCGCCCACCTTAACGCCGTAATCGCCCATGAAAAAGCACATCTTTATTATCGAGATACCTTTTGGTTTTTCTGGTTAGGTTGGCTGTATCGAATCACCGCTTGGCTACCTAATAGTGCCGCCCTTTGGGAAGAATTACTATTATTACGAGAACTCCGCGCCGATTGGAAAGCAACTCAAACCGTTGATTCACTGTTGCTGGCTGAATCTTTAATTACGGTTGTGAACTATACGGTACAGTATCCACAAGTCGGTTGTGCCGCTTTAAGTTGTACCGCGAACAAAAGCCGTTTAGAAGAACGGATTGAGGCTCTAATCAACGAAGAAGAAGTGGTCGCGCCGCCTGTGGTAACTTTAGGAAAAGAATTAGTTTGGGCGTTAACCCCTTTAATTACAATGCCTTGGCATCAATGTTAG